One Littorina saxatilis isolate snail1 linkage group LG1, US_GU_Lsax_2.0, whole genome shotgun sequence genomic window carries:
- the LOC138961041 gene encoding protein-L-histidine N-pros-methyltransferase-like — translation MITQSSTFFSHKLPWAAVFLISCASAMGEFSGYRPRSPFTRAVLARLQEDTVHRDSKHEHWYRVDTSKLSEEMCDRFVPLDQDEETTEFLDHCLEKSDWIFTQVFQSLAQTLLGLFMTKTSINGLLGRGSMFVLSHQQFEKLLRLSPVRKAENLIDLGAGDGEVTKVMASYFSNTYVTEMSPPMRRVLSYKGFQVAEVDSWDNGTTTYDVISCLNLLDRCDKPVSMLHTMRKVLRPDTGRVLVALVIPFRPYVEFDSEDHVPTENLRITGATFEEQVAQLTTGVFQPAGFEVEAFTRVPYLCEGDLKHSFYVLNDALFVLKAVKS, via the exons ATGATAACGCAAAGCTCAACATTTTTCTCTCACAAACTACCCTGGGCCGCTGTTTTCCTTATTTCGTGTGCATCAGCAATGGGTGAATTCAGCGGATATCGACCTCGAAGCCCATTCACAAGAGCAGTGCTTGCCCGTCTGCAGGAAGACACCGTCCATCGAGACAGCAAACACGAACAT TGGTATCGCGTTGACACCAGCAAGCTATCCGAGGAGATGTGTGATAGGTTTGTGCCCCTTGACCAGGATGAGGAGACGACAGAGTTCCTGGACCACTGCCTGGAGAAAAGTGATTGGATCTTCACGCAGGTCTTCCAGTCCCTGGCACAAACACTGCTCGGTCTCTTCATGACCAAAACGTCCATCAATGG ACTGCTTGGCAGAGGATCCATGTTTGTGTTGTCACACCAGCAGTTCGAGAAGCTGCTGCGTTTATCACCTGTCAGAAAAGCTGAAAATCTCATAGACTTGG GTGCAGGGGATGGGGAGGTGACCAAGGTGATGGCATCCTACTTCAGCAACACGTACGTCACAGAGATGTCTCCGCCGATGCGCCGAGTTCTCTCCTATAAAGGCTTTCA GGTGGCAGAGGTGGACAGTTGGGACAACGGGACGACGACCTATGACGTCATCAGTTGCTTGAACCTGTTGGATCGCTGTGACAAGCCGGTATCCATGCTCCACACCATGAGAAAAGTTCTGCGGCCTGACACTGGCAGGGTCCTAGTGGCTTTGGTCATTCCTTTCAGACCCTACGTGGAGTTTG ATTCTGAAGATCACGTCCCCACAGAGAACCTTCGGATCACAGGCGCGACATTTGAAGAACAAGTCGCACAGCTGACGACGGGTGTGTTTCAACCAGCCGGCTTTGAGGTTGAGGCCTTTACTCGAGTGCCGTACTTGTGTGAGGGAGACTTGAAACATTCCTTTTATGTCCTCAACGATGCACTGTTTGTGTTGAAGGCTGTCAAGAGCTGA